One stretch of Agelaius phoeniceus isolate bAgePho1 chromosome W unlocalized genomic scaffold, bAgePho1.hap1 SUPER_W_unloc_2, whole genome shotgun sequence DNA includes these proteins:
- the LOC143692631 gene encoding olfactory receptor 14J1-like — protein sequence MSNSSSIRHFLLLALADTRQLQLLHFCLLLGISLAALLGNGLIISAVACGHHLHTPMFFFLLNLALSDLGSICTTVPKAMHNSLWDTSNISYTGCAAQLFFFVFFTGAEFSLLTIMCYDRYVSICKPLHYGTLLGSRACAHMAAAAWASAFLNALMHTANTFSLPLCHGNALGQFFCEIPTILKLSCSHSNLRKLGFLVFSICLALGCFVFIVFSYVQIFRAVLRIPSEQGRHKAFSTCLPHLAVLSLFLSTASFSNTKPPSISSPSLDLALSVLYSVVPPALNPLIYRLRNQELKAAVRRLMTGWFQEH from the coding sequence atgtccaacagcagctccatcaggcacttcctgctgctggcattggcagacacgcggcagctgcagctcctgcacttctgcctcttgctgggcatctccctggctgccctcctgggcaacggcctcatcatcagcgccgtagcctgcggccaccacctgcacacgcccatgttcttcttcctgctcaacctggccctcagcgacctgggctccatctgcaccactgtccccaaagccatgcacaattccctctgggacaccagcaacatttcctacactggatgtgctgctcagctctttttctttgtgttctttactggagcagagttttccctcctgaccatcatgtgctacgaccgctacgtgtccatctgcaaacccctgcactacgggaccctcctgggcagcagagcttgtgcccacatggcagcagctgcctgggccagtgcctttctcaatgctctcatgcacacagccaatacattttccctgcccctgtgccatggcaatgccctgggccagttcttctgtgaaatccccacaatcctcaagctctcctgctcacactccaaCCTCAGGAAATTGGGATTTCTTGTGTTTTCCATCTGCTTAGCtcttggttgttttgtgttcattgttttctcctatgtgcagatcttcagggctgtgctgaggatcccctctgagcagggacggcacaaagccttttccacctgcctccctcacctggctgtgctctctctgttcctcagcactgcatcATTTTCCAACACCAAGCCCCCCTCCATCTCGTCCCCATcactggatctggccctgtctgttctgtactcggtggtgcctccagccctgaaccccctcatctacagactgaggaaccaggagctcaaggctgcagtgaggagactgatgactggatggtttcaggaacattaa